One Halosegnis longus DNA window includes the following coding sequences:
- the pstA gene encoding phosphate ABC transporter permease PstA yields MASATERSLVRGESSGGDLTAAGAVGLAGVMFALAMVVLFQQLSLTDTVAGVRLIGLLGAGLLALGLAVVGLGVAARYGVLSATPRSSAGLLSGAVSGLLWAVVGGLAGARVLGLGTVGWLLCAAVVGAGAAGFTVLTREDVGTTVPAGLFTALVGLVVLVTIGPSWEWALGWEQQPASLTAPITVPAVTLAGSLVGGWAAAVAYGGFGARGRHLGAYLLVYLNAGTIVGVLLVLIGFTVFKGLPGLFRGFEVGLGVGRQVTVEHYLFLPFVDFAPGISLAFDLPVKWPFVMAGVSLTNDVNGVWPAIVGTVWLVVGAVLLAVPLGVGAAVFLTEYAERGRFTQLVEVATNGLWSTPSIVFGLFGAAFLVPRFANQKSILAGTITLGFMLLPLVVITTRESLLAVPDEYRDASAALGVSKWQTIRSVVLPAAIPGVTTGVILGVGRIAGETAPILLTMTGAVALPANQALNVLGSFRFTAAPPFVANEALLQATTALPYQLYALITAGVGQSSNISDIDQFRWTTALVLLIVVLSFYAIGIATRHYFRQKLTHE; encoded by the coding sequence ATGGCGAGTGCAACCGAGCGCTCGCTCGTCCGCGGTGAGTCAAGCGGCGGCGACCTCACGGCCGCGGGCGCTGTCGGGCTCGCCGGCGTCATGTTCGCGCTCGCGATGGTCGTGTTGTTCCAGCAGCTCTCGCTCACCGACACCGTCGCCGGCGTCCGGCTCATCGGTCTCCTCGGAGCCGGACTCCTCGCGCTCGGACTCGCGGTGGTCGGTCTCGGCGTTGCCGCCCGGTACGGCGTGCTCTCTGCGACGCCGCGTTCGAGTGCCGGACTCCTCTCCGGAGCCGTCTCCGGGCTGTTGTGGGCCGTCGTCGGTGGACTCGCCGGCGCGCGCGTCCTCGGTCTCGGGACGGTCGGCTGGCTGCTCTGTGCGGCCGTGGTCGGTGCCGGCGCCGCCGGGTTCACCGTGCTCACGCGCGAGGACGTCGGGACGACGGTGCCGGCGGGCCTGTTCACGGCACTCGTCGGGCTGGTCGTGCTCGTCACCATCGGTCCCTCGTGGGAGTGGGCGCTCGGCTGGGAGCAACAGCCCGCCTCGCTCACCGCCCCGATTACGGTGCCGGCGGTGACGCTCGCCGGCTCGCTCGTCGGCGGCTGGGCAGCCGCGGTCGCGTACGGCGGCTTCGGTGCCCGCGGCCGCCATCTGGGCGCGTACCTGCTCGTGTATCTCAACGCCGGCACCATCGTCGGCGTCCTGCTCGTGCTCATCGGCTTCACGGTGTTCAAGGGGTTGCCGGGGCTGTTCCGCGGCTTCGAGGTCGGACTCGGCGTCGGTCGCCAGGTCACCGTCGAACACTACCTCTTTCTCCCGTTCGTCGACTTCGCGCCCGGTATCTCGCTGGCGTTCGACCTCCCGGTCAAGTGGCCGTTCGTGATGGCCGGCGTCTCGTTGACGAACGACGTGAACGGCGTCTGGCCGGCCATCGTCGGCACCGTCTGGCTCGTCGTCGGAGCGGTCCTGCTCGCGGTGCCACTCGGCGTCGGGGCGGCGGTGTTCCTCACCGAGTACGCGGAGCGGGGCCGGTTTACCCAGCTGGTCGAGGTGGCGACGAACGGGCTGTGGTCGACCCCGAGCATCGTGTTCGGGCTGTTCGGCGCAGCCTTCCTCGTCCCCCGGTTCGCGAACCAGAAGTCGATACTCGCTGGCACCATCACGCTCGGCTTCATGCTGCTCCCGCTGGTGGTCATCACGACCCGCGAGTCGCTGCTCGCGGTCCCAGACGAGTACCGCGACGCGAGCGCGGCCCTCGGCGTCTCGAAGTGGCAGACCATCCGCAGCGTGGTTCTGCCGGCGGCGATTCCCGGCGTCACGACCGGCGTCATCCTCGGCGTCGGGCGCATCGCCGGCGAGACCGCCCCCATCCTGCTCACGATGACCGGTGCGGTCGCGCTCCCGGCGAATCAGGCGCTGAACGTGCTCGGGAGCTTCCGGTTTACCGCCGCGCCGCCGTTCGTGGCCAACGAGGCGCTGTTGCAGGCGACGACTGCGCTCCCGTACCAGCTGTACGCGCTCATCACGGCGGGCGTCGGGCAGTCGTCGAACATCTCCGACATCGACCAGTTCCGCTGGACGACGGCGTTGGTGCTGCTCATCGTCGTCTTGTCCTTCTACGCCATCGGCATCGCCACACGACACTACTTCCGACAGAAACTGACCCATGAGTAA